In the Ilumatobacteraceae bacterium genome, one interval contains:
- a CDS encoding O-methyltransferase produces the protein MRYIRMNDDLYEYVTAHSNPTDDAVAARLAAATREQFPSAAGMNIGQDQGRFLATMVAISGARTVVEVGTFTGMSALWMARALPADGRLTCFDITDRYLELARTAWSDAEVLDKIDVRIGPASEGLAALPDHRHIDLAFIDADKTGYQTYLDLLLPRLSDRGLIVVDNVLWSGAVIDDDVQDADTVALRDFNDGVARRDDVHAVIVPIGDGVTLIRRR, from the coding sequence ATGCGATACATCCGGATGAACGACGATCTGTACGAGTACGTCACCGCCCACTCCAACCCCACCGACGACGCCGTGGCCGCCCGGCTCGCCGCGGCGACCCGGGAACAGTTCCCGAGCGCCGCCGGCATGAACATCGGCCAGGACCAGGGTCGCTTCCTCGCCACGATGGTCGCGATCTCCGGCGCCCGGACGGTCGTCGAGGTCGGCACCTTCACCGGCATGTCGGCACTGTGGATGGCACGAGCCCTGCCCGCCGACGGCCGGCTGACCTGCTTCGACATCACGGACCGCTACCTCGAACTCGCCAGGACGGCGTGGAGCGACGCCGAGGTGCTCGACAAGATCGATGTCAGGATCGGTCCGGCGAGCGAGGGCCTGGCGGCGTTGCCCGACCACCGCCACATCGACCTGGCGTTCATCGACGCCGACAAGACCGGCTACCAGACCTACCTCGACCTGCTGCTCCCGCGCCTGTCCGACCGCGGCCTGATCGTGGTCGACAACGTGCTGTGGAGCGGAGCGGTCATCGATGACGACGTCCAGGACGCCGACACGGTCGCACTCCGTGACTTCAACGACGGCGTCGCTCGGCGTGACGACGTGCACGCCGTGATCGTCCCGATCGGCGACGGCGTCACACTGATCCGCCGACGCTGA
- a CDS encoding cyclic nucleotide-binding domain-containing protein, which yields MDSNTVRELPLFEGLSDEVVEACASRFEELELLAGTGLAREGEFAYKFFVVLDGEVEVQRNFEQVATLGPGDFFGEMGVISGGRRNARVIASTRCRVGWMTGWDFEALLEEYPEVARRIQDVVDERMRGVPNPPPSD from the coding sequence ATGGATTCCAACACGGTGCGGGAACTGCCGCTGTTCGAGGGGTTGTCCGACGAGGTCGTCGAGGCGTGTGCCAGCCGATTCGAGGAACTCGAACTGCTGGCGGGCACCGGGCTGGCCCGCGAGGGTGAGTTCGCGTACAAGTTCTTCGTGGTGCTCGACGGCGAGGTCGAGGTCCAACGAAACTTCGAGCAGGTCGCGACGCTCGGCCCCGGCGACTTCTTCGGTGAGATGGGCGTCATCTCGGGGGGACGTCGGAACGCACGTGTGATCGCGTCGACGCGCTGTCGCGTCGGCTGGATGACCGGCTGGGACTTCGAGGCCCTGCTCGAGGAGTATCCCGAGGTCGCCCGGCGGATCCAGGACGTGGTCGACGAGCGGATGAGGGGTGTCCCGAACCCACCGCCGAGCGACTGA
- a CDS encoding alkaline phosphatase D family protein, translating to MTTPTTAASDHPDGAAELLLGPALRFVSETEATVWVETTAACTVRVLDTSTSTFEVDGHHFALVVLEGLAPATTIPYQVHLDDRRVWPEPDSRLPPSVIRTMGGEGPFRALFGSCRAAAPHEPPYICTADEEREGLGVDALRAHGLRMISQPPGEWPDVIVFLGDQVYADDMSPAARRRIERRGDDRGDVPEKVVADFEEYTWLYEEAWKFEVERWVMSVVPSVMIFDDHDVIDDWNTSRSWVDETRAEPWWEDHIIGAMMSYWIYQHVGNLSPAEIEAEGMLARVMASDDAAAVLRHWAFESEQQTPVPGGYPFSFHRRFGDVHLVMVDTRNGRVLEPGNRKMIGDDEWDWVVDRCFEPANHLLIATSLPVFTPGGIHAIQQWDEAVCDGRWGRVGAWVGERVRRAIDTEHWPSFDDSFRKFERLLIGRATGERDVDPPATITVLGGDIHFSYGVAVEPRDGPRFTSRVHQVVSSPIRNILGAPERRAMRFAESDTGRRVAEFLQRRVGRPPSDLAWDLDVDPIFDNTMALIEFDGDRATLIMERAQRNDQGVEVLEIFKRMEL from the coding sequence ATGACCACACCGACCACCGCCGCATCCGACCACCCCGATGGCGCCGCCGAGCTGCTGCTCGGGCCCGCGCTCCGGTTCGTCTCGGAGACCGAGGCCACCGTGTGGGTCGAGACCACGGCGGCCTGCACGGTGCGAGTGCTCGACACGTCGACGAGCACGTTCGAGGTCGACGGTCACCATTTCGCGCTCGTGGTCCTCGAGGGCCTCGCCCCCGCAACGACCATCCCGTACCAGGTGCACCTCGACGACCGCCGCGTCTGGCCGGAACCCGACAGCCGGCTCCCACCGAGCGTGATTCGCACCATGGGTGGCGAGGGCCCCTTCCGGGCGCTGTTCGGGAGCTGTCGCGCCGCGGCACCCCACGAGCCGCCCTACATCTGCACGGCCGACGAGGAGCGCGAGGGTCTCGGGGTCGATGCGCTCCGAGCACACGGCCTCCGGATGATCTCGCAGCCACCCGGCGAATGGCCCGACGTCATCGTGTTCCTGGGCGACCAGGTCTACGCCGACGACATGTCGCCCGCCGCCCGACGCCGGATCGAGCGGCGCGGCGATGATCGCGGCGACGTCCCCGAGAAGGTCGTCGCCGACTTCGAGGAGTACACCTGGCTGTACGAGGAGGCGTGGAAGTTCGAGGTCGAGCGCTGGGTGATGTCGGTCGTGCCGAGCGTCATGATCTTCGACGACCACGACGTGATCGACGACTGGAACACCTCACGGTCGTGGGTCGACGAGACGCGGGCCGAACCCTGGTGGGAGGACCACATCATCGGGGCGATGATGTCGTACTGGATCTACCAGCACGTGGGGAACCTCTCCCCGGCGGAGATCGAGGCCGAAGGCATGCTCGCCCGGGTGATGGCGAGCGACGACGCAGCGGCGGTGCTGCGGCACTGGGCGTTCGAATCCGAACAGCAGACCCCGGTGCCGGGCGGCTACCCGTTCAGTTTCCACCGGCGCTTCGGCGACGTCCACCTGGTCATGGTCGACACGCGCAACGGGCGGGTGCTCGAGCCGGGCAATCGCAAGATGATCGGCGACGACGAATGGGACTGGGTGGTCGATCGCTGTTTCGAGCCGGCGAACCATCTCCTGATCGCCACGTCGCTCCCGGTGTTCACCCCCGGTGGGATCCATGCGATCCAACAGTGGGACGAGGCGGTGTGCGACGGACGATGGGGTCGAGTCGGTGCCTGGGTCGGCGAACGCGTCCGGCGGGCGATCGACACCGAACACTGGCCGTCGTTCGACGACTCGTTCCGCAAGTTCGAACGACTGCTCATCGGCCGGGCCACCGGCGAACGCGATGTCGATCCGCCGGCGACGATCACCGTGCTCGGTGGCGACATCCACTTCTCGTACGGCGTGGCGGTCGAACCTCGCGACGGACCTCGGTTCACCAGTCGGGTGCACCAGGTGGTCAGCTCTCCGATCCGCAACATCCTCGGCGCACCCGAACGGCGGGCGATGCGGTTCGCCGAATCCGACACCGGTCGCCGCGTCGCCGAGTTCCTCCAGCGGCGCGTCGGACGACCGCCGTCCGACCTGGCGTGGGATCTCGACGTCGACCCGATCTTCGACAACACGATGGCGCTCATCGAGTTCGACGGTGACCGGGCGACGCTGATCATGGAGCGAGCGCAGCGCAACGACCAGGGCGTCGAAGTGCTCGAGATCTTCAAGCGAATGGAACTCTGA
- a CDS encoding alpha/beta fold hydrolase: MPSTRTAPVFALPLLLIAAACGGDDTAAPTATTLPPDSTVANTAPPVDDPGDTTTDTTTPDTTTDTTSPDTTTPDTTTPATATTAPVTTATTTPPTTDPPAAEWAPIGPGPYEVGVATVIVGDPDRVRPLTVDVWFPLGGDADPEALVPQQYTLLPGVYFESPDAFAAVPEQLSTDGPFPLVVYSHGSGGIRYLHSSYTEALASHGYVVAAPDHTGNTVFDRFTGDGAPIEEIAFERPNDVARVITAFTEVAHPTAGVFAGAVDDQRIAVTGHSFGGYTAIALATGVTTTLGEFAADDRVDAIILLAPASGEALLTDERLAAIDVPMMVVVGTDDTTTPVDPNVTRLWDIATNAPAYRVELVAGEHQTFTDLCAYGEFLPLLPDVPELVVTTIEDFGAEGCSEGDIDAERAADITNTYVVQFLDQVFRDGPVIDDTMVTPPVDVVFARR, encoded by the coding sequence GTGCCGAGCACCCGAACCGCCCCCGTCTTCGCCCTGCCGTTGCTGTTGATCGCCGCTGCCTGCGGCGGCGACGACACCGCCGCACCCACCGCGACGACATTGCCGCCGGACAGCACGGTGGCGAACACCGCGCCGCCGGTCGACGACCCCGGCGACACCACGACCGACACCACCACGCCCGACACGACGACCGACACCACCTCGCCCGACACGACGACGCCCGACACGACGACGCCGGCGACCGCGACCACCGCTCCGGTCACGACCGCGACCACGACCCCGCCGACGACCGACCCACCGGCGGCCGAGTGGGCACCCATCGGGCCGGGACCGTACGAGGTGGGCGTCGCCACGGTGATCGTCGGCGATCCCGACCGCGTGCGCCCCCTGACGGTCGACGTCTGGTTCCCGCTCGGTGGAGACGCCGACCCCGAGGCGCTGGTCCCCCAGCAGTACACGCTGCTCCCCGGCGTCTACTTCGAGTCGCCCGATGCCTTCGCCGCCGTCCCCGAACAGTTGTCGACCGACGGCCCGTTCCCGCTCGTGGTCTACTCCCACGGGAGCGGGGGCATTCGGTACCTGCACTCGTCGTACACCGAGGCGCTCGCGTCACACGGCTACGTGGTGGCCGCACCCGACCACACCGGCAACACCGTGTTCGACCGGTTCACCGGTGACGGAGCGCCGATCGAGGAGATCGCGTTCGAACGACCGAACGACGTCGCCCGCGTCATCACGGCGTTCACCGAAGTCGCCCACCCGACCGCCGGCGTGTTCGCCGGCGCCGTCGACGACCAACGGATCGCCGTGACCGGTCACTCGTTCGGTGGGTACACCGCGATCGCACTCGCGACCGGCGTGACCACGACGCTGGGCGAGTTCGCCGCCGACGACCGCGTCGACGCAATCATCCTGCTCGCACCGGCGAGCGGCGAGGCACTGCTGACCGACGAGCGTCTCGCAGCGATCGACGTGCCGATGATGGTCGTCGTCGGCACCGACGACACGACCACGCCGGTCGACCCGAACGTGACACGGCTGTGGGACATCGCCACGAACGCTCCGGCGTACCGCGTCGAACTCGTCGCCGGCGAACACCAGACGTTCACCGACCTGTGTGCGTACGGCGAGTTCCTCCCGCTGCTCCCCGACGTGCCCGAACTGGTCGTGACGACGATCGAGGACTTCGGGGCCGAGGGATGCTCGGAGGGAGACATCGACGCCGAGCGGGCCGCCGACATCACCAACACGTATGTCGTGCAGTTCCTCGACCAGGTGTTCCGTGACGGCCCGGTGATCGACGACACGATGGTCACCCCACCCGTCGACGTCGTGTTCGCCCGACGCTGA
- a CDS encoding alpha/beta hydrolase, giving the protein MSDDDGDEAERSDYGVVPDPDWFGSIVRTRHPVDGSPVFTVAARPDAPAGAVVVLLHGVGNDGSIFGPIMSSLASLGTVVAPTLSPALLTDVGDDRNLMSAKLVAWLTEVVPPPWRIVGHSMGGVMVGLILRTRPDLIERAVLLNAPLPGVVQRLRSRDTIDRTGRALLFMKALAAITRFGRPRLPRFLRGAEAAAVRVALRGFVHDPGGLDGRVLTRAILGSRTADGNRFLELAEELPAWESEPFDLVPITVVLGDADPLIPTDDVAAVVEMYPGADIDVIANCGHFAHLEWSTHSIDTISASFGEP; this is encoded by the coding sequence ATGAGCGACGACGACGGTGACGAAGCGGAGCGATCCGACTACGGGGTCGTTCCCGATCCCGACTGGTTCGGCTCGATCGTCCGGACCCGCCATCCCGTCGACGGTTCGCCGGTGTTCACGGTCGCGGCCCGGCCCGACGCTCCCGCCGGCGCGGTCGTCGTGCTGCTGCACGGTGTCGGGAACGACGGATCGATCTTCGGGCCGATCATGTCGTCGCTGGCATCGTTGGGGACGGTCGTGGCACCCACCCTGTCACCGGCGCTGTTGACCGACGTCGGCGACGACCGGAACCTGATGTCGGCCAAGCTCGTCGCGTGGTTGACCGAGGTGGTGCCACCTCCGTGGCGGATCGTCGGCCACTCGATGGGTGGTGTGATGGTCGGGCTGATCCTGCGGACCCGACCCGACCTGATCGAGCGAGCGGTGCTGCTCAACGCCCCGCTGCCCGGGGTCGTGCAGCGGCTGCGGTCACGAGACACCATCGATCGCACGGGACGTGCGCTGCTGTTCATGAAGGCGCTCGCCGCGATCACCCGGTTCGGCCGACCCCGCCTGCCGAGGTTCCTCCGTGGCGCCGAGGCCGCCGCTGTGCGCGTGGCACTCCGCGGGTTCGTGCACGATCCCGGTGGGTTGGACGGTCGAGTGCTCACCAGGGCGATCCTCGGTTCGCGCACCGCCGACGGCAACCGGTTCCTCGAACTCGCCGAAGAACTCCCGGCGTGGGAGTCCGAACCGTTCGATCTGGTGCCGATCACGGTCGTGCTCGGCGACGCCGACCCGTTGATCCCGACCGACGATGTCGCTGCGGTGGTCGAGATGTACCCCGGTGCCGACATCGACGTGATCGCGAACTGCGGTCACTTCGCCCATCTCGAATGGTCGACGCACTCGATCGACACGATCTCGGCGAGCTTCGGCGAGCCCTGA
- a CDS encoding catalase, translating to MSDKFTTTDAGIAVASDEHSLTVGADGPIVLHDHYLMEQMAAFNREMIPDRQPHAKGSGAFGTFEVTHDVSKWTKASLFQPGATTDMVARFSTVAGESGSPDTWRDPRGFALKFYTDEGNYDMVGNNTPVFFVRDPMKFQHFIHSQKRRADNGLRDHDMQWDFWSLSPETAHQVAWLMGDRGIPKSWRHMNGYSSHTYMWVNADGERFWVKYHFKTDQGIEFFTQDEADEMAGSDADYHRRDLFTNIQTGNHPSWTLKMQVMPFDEAESYRFNPFDLTKVWPHSDYPLHEVGRMTLHTNPTDFHSQIEQAAFQPNNLVPGIGPSPDRMLLARLISYADAHRARLGVNYQQIPVNTPQCPFHSYSKGGAMRIETVSDPVYAPNSYGGPSADPARSPHDATWSATGEMQHSPYVAHPEDDDFGQAGTLVREVMDDAARDRLVDNAAGHLSDGVSDDVRARSIEYWRNIDQKIGDRIADNIT from the coding sequence ATGTCCGACAAGTTCACCACCACCGATGCCGGTATCGCCGTCGCCAGCGACGAGCATTCGTTGACCGTCGGGGCCGACGGTCCGATCGTGCTCCACGATCACTATCTGATGGAGCAGATGGCCGCCTTCAACCGGGAGATGATCCCCGACCGGCAGCCGCACGCCAAGGGGTCCGGCGCGTTCGGCACGTTCGAGGTGACCCACGACGTGAGTAAGTGGACGAAGGCGTCGCTGTTCCAACCCGGCGCCACCACCGACATGGTCGCCCGGTTCTCGACGGTCGCCGGCGAGAGCGGATCGCCCGACACCTGGCGCGACCCCCGGGGTTTCGCGCTGAAGTTCTACACCGACGAGGGCAACTACGACATGGTGGGCAACAACACGCCCGTGTTCTTCGTGCGTGACCCGATGAAGTTCCAGCACTTCATCCACTCGCAGAAGCGCCGCGCCGACAACGGACTGCGCGACCACGACATGCAGTGGGACTTCTGGTCGCTCTCGCCCGAGACCGCCCACCAGGTCGCGTGGCTGATGGGCGACCGGGGGATCCCGAAGTCGTGGCGGCACATGAACGGCTACTCGAGCCACACGTACATGTGGGTCAACGCCGACGGCGAACGGTTCTGGGTCAAGTACCACTTCAAGACCGATCAGGGCATCGAGTTCTTCACACAGGACGAGGCCGACGAGATGGCCGGCAGCGACGCCGACTACCACCGTCGTGACCTCTTCACGAACATCCAGACGGGGAACCACCCGTCGTGGACGCTCAAGATGCAGGTCATGCCGTTCGACGAGGCGGAGAGCTACCGGTTCAACCCGTTCGACCTCACCAAGGTGTGGCCGCACTCCGATTACCCGCTGCACGAGGTCGGTCGCATGACGCTGCACACCAACCCGACCGACTTCCACAGCCAGATCGAGCAGGCCGCGTTCCAGCCGAACAACCTGGTGCCGGGTATCGGGCCGAGCCCCGACCGGATGCTGCTCGCCCGCTTGATCTCCTATGCCGACGCCCATCGCGCCCGGCTCGGCGTCAACTACCAGCAGATCCCGGTCAACACACCGCAGTGCCCGTTCCACAGCTACAGCAAGGGTGGGGCGATGCGGATCGAGACCGTGTCCGACCCGGTGTACGCACCGAACTCCTACGGCGGGCCGTCGGCCGACCCCGCTCGTTCGCCCCACGACGCCACGTGGTCGGCGACCGGCGAGATGCAGCACAGCCCGTACGTGGCGCACCCCGAGGACGACGACTTCGGCCAGGCCGGCACGCTCGTGCGCGAGGTCATGGACGACGCCGCGCGCGATCGGTTGGTCGACAACGCCGCCGGTCACCTCTCCGACGGGGTGAGCGACGACGTGCGCGCCCGATCGATCGAGTACTGGCGCAACATCGACCAGAAGATCGGCGACCGCATCGCCGACAACATCACGTAG
- a CDS encoding RNA methyltransferase, translating to MNAPITIDDPDDPRVADYLHLNDQAVRRRMEGDEFFMSEGWMSIDRLLDSGHRFRSALLSPSRVSRFEPYLSRPELSELPVYVAAGEVMDRIVGFHLPRGVLVSAYRRPLASVADLAASAKRLVVLEALNDDENVGAIARAARAFHVDGVVLSPTCTDPYHRRTVRVSMGEILHMRVARAEASTWPGALDTLHDAGFETWAMTPADDATDLWTTPVPERLAILLGAEGPGLTDDALALASRRVRIPISSSVDSLNVGHAAAITFAATAPRD from the coding sequence GTGAACGCGCCGATCACGATCGACGACCCGGACGATCCGCGCGTCGCCGACTATCTCCACCTGAACGACCAGGCGGTCCGCCGCCGGATGGAGGGCGACGAGTTCTTCATGTCGGAGGGGTGGATGTCGATCGATCGGTTGCTCGATTCGGGCCACCGGTTCCGCTCGGCCCTGCTGTCACCGTCGCGGGTGAGTCGCTTCGAGCCCTACCTGTCACGTCCCGAACTGTCGGAGCTCCCGGTCTACGTCGCCGCCGGCGAGGTGATGGACCGCATCGTCGGGTTCCATCTGCCCAGGGGTGTGCTGGTCTCGGCGTACCGCCGACCGCTCGCGTCGGTCGCCGACCTGGCCGCCTCGGCGAAGCGTCTCGTCGTGCTCGAGGCCCTCAACGACGACGAGAACGTCGGCGCGATCGCTCGCGCGGCACGGGCGTTCCACGTCGACGGCGTGGTGCTGAGCCCGACCTGCACCGACCCGTATCACCGCCGCACGGTGCGCGTCAGCATGGGTGAGATCCTGCACATGCGGGTCGCTCGCGCCGAAGCCTCAACGTGGCCCGGCGCGCTCGACACGTTGCACGACGCCGGCTTCGAGACCTGGGCGATGACACCGGCCGACGACGCCACCGACCTCTGGACCACACCGGTGCCCGAACGTCTGGCGATCCTGCTCGGAGCCGAAGGGCCCGGGCTGACCGACGACGCACTGGCCCTCGCCTCGCGTCGGGTCCGGATCCCGATCAGCTCGTCGGTCGATTCGTTGAACGTCGGCCACGCGGCAGCGATCACGTTCGCCGCCACCGCGCCACGCGACTGA
- the nthA gene encoding nitrile hydratase subunit alpha encodes MGHGHDHGDDDPSELDPMDVRVRALETLLTEKGYVDPAALDELIDTYQTRIGPRNGARVVARSWVDPEFRAWLARDATAAIASLGFVGRQGEHMVAVEQTDDTHHVVVCTLCSCYPWPVLGLPPTWYKSAPYRSRVVRDPRGVLAEFGLTLPDDIDVRVWDSTAEVRYLVVPQRPAGTDGWTEEQLAELVTRDSMIGVRHPRDPATVGPMS; translated from the coding sequence ATGGGGCACGGTCACGACCACGGCGATGACGACCCGAGCGAACTCGACCCGATGGACGTCCGCGTCCGAGCGCTGGAGACACTGCTGACCGAGAAGGGGTACGTCGATCCGGCGGCCCTCGACGAGTTGATCGACACGTACCAGACCCGGATCGGGCCGCGCAACGGTGCCCGGGTCGTCGCACGTTCGTGGGTCGACCCGGAGTTCCGGGCGTGGCTCGCCCGGGATGCGACGGCGGCGATCGCGTCGCTGGGCTTCGTGGGCCGGCAGGGCGAACACATGGTCGCGGTCGAACAGACCGACGACACACACCACGTGGTCGTCTGCACCCTGTGCAGTTGCTATCCCTGGCCGGTGCTCGGCCTCCCGCCGACCTGGTACAAGAGTGCGCCCTACCGGTCGCGGGTGGTGCGAGACCCACGCGGGGTGTTGGCCGAATTCGGACTCACGCTGCCCGACGACATCGATGTCCGCGTCTGGGACTCGACCGCCGAAGTGCGATACCTGGTCGTCCCGCAGCGCCCGGCGGGCACCGACGGGTGGACCGAGGAGCAGCTGGCCGAACTCGTGACCCGCGACTCGATGATCGGGGTGCGACACCCGCGTGATCCCGCGACGGTCGGGCCGATGTCGTGA
- the nthB gene encoding nitrile hydratase subunit beta, whose protein sequence is MTAPYVTHADLGGSTGHGEIADEPEDQVFHHGWEARALALTLAAGAPGGWNIDMSRSARETLPNYPDLSYYEIWTAALEALVVEHGLVSSAELADGHAASAGDAARRILTVDQVATVLERGGPSDRPPSGPARFSVGDRVTTRPGSVDHHTRLPGYAAGREGTIERVHGAHVFPDTNARGLGEQPQWLYTVVFDATDLWPDAVEGQRVSIDAWESYLAPAPGVRS, encoded by the coding sequence GTGACCGCCCCGTACGTCACGCACGCCGACCTCGGCGGCTCGACCGGCCACGGTGAGATCGCCGACGAACCCGAGGATCAGGTCTTCCACCACGGCTGGGAGGCGCGGGCGCTCGCGTTGACCCTGGCAGCCGGAGCGCCGGGCGGTTGGAACATCGACATGAGCCGGAGCGCCCGCGAGACACTCCCGAACTACCCGGACCTGAGCTACTACGAGATCTGGACCGCAGCGCTCGAAGCGCTGGTCGTCGAACACGGCTTGGTGTCGTCGGCCGAACTCGCCGACGGTCACGCCGCGAGCGCCGGCGACGCCGCCCGACGGATCCTGACGGTCGACCAGGTCGCGACGGTGCTCGAGCGGGGCGGCCCGTCCGACCGGCCACCGTCGGGTCCGGCTCGGTTCTCCGTGGGCGACCGGGTGACCACCCGCCCCGGTTCGGTCGACCACCACACGCGTCTGCCCGGATACGCGGCCGGACGGGAGGGCACGATCGAACGCGTCCACGGCGCCCACGTCTTCCCCGACACGAACGCGCGGGGTCTCGGTGAGCAGCCGCAGTGGTTGTACACCGTGGTGTTCGACGCGACCGACCTGTGGCCCGACGCCGTGGAGGGCCAGCGGGTGTCGATCGATGCCTGGGAGTCGTATCTCGCACCGGCACCGGGCGTGAGGTCGTGA
- a CDS encoding nitrile hydratase accessory protein, which translates to MNPTDGLSDSVDAATTDPATVDLLPGQPVDDGEPVFREPWEAHAFAMAVRLHERGLFTWPQWAATLTAEIEHAHEAGDPDTGDTYYHHWLAALERLVAETGAAGADELERTREAWRRAADRTPHGSPIELRPTDYPT; encoded by the coding sequence GTGAACCCGACCGACGGCCTGTCGGACTCGGTCGACGCTGCGACGACCGATCCTGCAACCGTCGATCTCCTGCCCGGCCAACCGGTCGACGACGGCGAACCGGTGTTCCGTGAACCCTGGGAGGCGCACGCGTTCGCGATGGCCGTGCGGCTCCACGAACGCGGACTCTTCACGTGGCCGCAGTGGGCGGCGACACTGACGGCGGAGATCGAGCACGCGCACGAGGCAGGCGATCCCGACACCGGCGACACGTACTACCACCACTGGCTCGCCGCCTTGGAGCGGTTGGTGGCCGAGACCGGCGCGGCGGGCGCCGACGAGCTGGAGCGCACCCGTGAGGCGTGGCGTCGGGCCGCCGACCGCACCCCGCACGGCAGCCCGATCGAGTTGCGCCCGACCGACTACCCCACCTGA
- a CDS encoding methylenetetrahydrofolate reductase C-terminal domain-containing protein, whose protein sequence is MALRRTGMVDCPKHMTNGPCGGVEADGGCEVDRRPCPFLAADAVPPPTGVPYRPRPTDIGRLLIDLRLPAGDWGVDRELAQVARIFRDVGGTALVGEHVDDPTDAAPHQHAERLAAVGLPAIVTVTGRNRTDVEHAAEIVRLVGSGAVAVHCVTGDHPAVRLGPDATATFTLDGTELATVARSSGATVSVCESPAATPVADRPTRVAAKQAAGADLVVLNHGGAPSVLVDFADRCRDAGAELALVAPVPVITDHRSAHALAQFPGLVLPDGLVERVLAAHDPHTTGTKAATEIGAELLASGRFAAVNLSGSATAGGPVERAETMAEVATALAAA, encoded by the coding sequence TTGGCGCTGCGACGGACCGGCATGGTCGACTGCCCCAAACACATGACCAACGGGCCCTGCGGCGGCGTCGAGGCCGACGGCGGTTGCGAGGTCGACCGGCGACCGTGCCCGTTCCTCGCTGCCGACGCCGTGCCGCCGCCGACCGGTGTCCCGTATCGGCCGCGGCCCACCGACATCGGCCGGCTCCTGATCGACCTCCGACTGCCGGCGGGCGACTGGGGAGTCGACCGTGAGCTCGCACAGGTCGCTCGGATCTTCCGCGATGTCGGCGGCACCGCGCTGGTCGGCGAGCACGTCGACGACCCGACCGATGCCGCGCCACACCAGCACGCCGAGCGACTCGCCGCCGTCGGGCTTCCGGCGATCGTCACGGTCACCGGGCGCAACCGGACCGACGTCGAGCACGCGGCCGAGATCGTTCGGCTGGTCGGCAGCGGCGCGGTGGCGGTGCACTGTGTGACCGGCGACCACCCGGCGGTCCGCCTCGGACCCGACGCCACCGCGACGTTCACGCTCGATGGCACGGAACTCGCCACCGTCGCTCGCAGTTCGGGCGCAACGGTGTCGGTCTGCGAGAGCCCGGCCGCGACCCCGGTCGCCGATCGCCCGACCCGGGTCGCGGCCAAGCAGGCCGCCGGGGCCGACCTCGTCGTGCTCAACCACGGTGGGGCACCGTCGGTCCTCGTCGACTTCGCCGACCGTTGCCGCGACGCCGGGGCCGAACTGGCGCTGGTCGCCCCCGTCCCCGTGATCACCGACCACCGATCGGCGCACGCCCTCGCCCAGTTCCCCGGGCTCGTGCTGCCCGACGGGCTCGTCGAGCGCGTGCTGGCCGCCCACGACCCGCACACCACCGGCACGAAGGCAGCGACGGAGATCGGCGCCGAACTGTTGGCGAGCGGCAGGTTCGCGGCCGTCAACCTCTCCGGCTCCGCCACGGCCGGCGGACCTGTCGAGCGGGCCGAGACGATGGCCGAGGTCGCGACGGCGCTCGCGGCTGCCTGA